In Mongoliitalea daihaiensis, one DNA window encodes the following:
- the cysD gene encoding sulfate adenylyltransferase subunit CysD, with product MSNIYFNPKESESIHILREVAAQFERPVLLFSGGKDSITLVRLAQKAFYPARIPFPLLHIDTGHNFPETIQFRDELVKELGLELIVRNVQDSIDQGKVREEKGRYASRNTLQTTTLLDAIEEFKFDACIGGARRDEEKARAKERVFSVRDDFGQWDEKNQRPELFDMLNGRIDQGQNVRVFPISNWTELDVWEYIKTENINIPSIYFAHKREVFFRDGLIWTANEHVYREPHEEVKEKMVRFRTVGDMTCTAAVLSEADTLDTVVEEIRQSTLSERGARIDDKRSEAAMEKRKKVGYF from the coding sequence ATGTCCAACATATATTTCAATCCTAAAGAATCCGAATCCATCCACATCCTGAGGGAAGTGGCGGCGCAGTTTGAGCGACCGGTTTTGCTTTTTTCGGGAGGCAAGGATTCCATTACTCTGGTGCGTTTGGCGCAGAAGGCTTTTTATCCTGCGAGGATTCCTTTTCCACTATTGCACATCGATACGGGACACAATTTCCCTGAGACTATACAATTCAGAGATGAATTGGTAAAGGAATTGGGATTGGAACTGATCGTTCGCAATGTGCAGGATTCCATCGACCAAGGAAAGGTTCGTGAGGAAAAAGGCCGCTATGCCAGCCGGAATACCTTACAAACTACCACCCTGTTGGATGCTATCGAAGAATTCAAATTTGATGCATGCATCGGTGGGGCAAGAAGAGACGAAGAAAAAGCAAGGGCTAAAGAACGTGTTTTCTCCGTAAGAGATGATTTCGGGCAGTGGGATGAAAAAAACCAACGCCCCGAACTCTTCGATATGCTTAATGGAAGAATCGACCAAGGGCAAAATGTACGGGTTTTCCCGATTTCTAATTGGACAGAATTGGATGTATGGGAATACATCAAAACCGAAAATATTAACATCCCATCCATTTATTTCGCTCACAAACGGGAAGTATTCTTCCGTGACGGCTTAATCTGGACAGCTAATGAACATGTGTATAGAGAGCCTCATGAAGAGGTGAAAGAAAAAATGGTGCGCTTCCGTACAGTCGGCGATATGACCTGTACAGCAGCGGTCTTATCCGAAGCAGATACCTTGGATACAGTGGTCGAAGAAATTCGCCAGTCAACTTTATCCGAAAGAGGTGCCAGAATCGATGATAAACGCTCAGAAGCAGCCATGGAAAAACGGAAAAAGGTAGGGTATTTCTGA
- a CDS encoding sulfate adenylyltransferase subunit 1 has translation MENRKLIKIATAGSVDDGKSTLIGRLLYDTGSLTTDKLEAIEKTSRQRGFDYLDFSLATDGLVAEREQGITIDVAHIYFNTDKTNFIVADTPGHVEYTRNMVTGASTSQVAIILIDARKGVIEQTYRHFFISNLLRLSHVVVAINKMDLVGYDEDVFLKIKADFDALVEKSNFQTEQITFIPISALKGENIAKKSAEMPWYVGNTLLDHLEVLEPEDLQEQAYARFPVQYVIRPKTDAFHDFRGFSGKLYGGNLQVGDQVTILPSFTESKIKSIQLFDQELEVAVPGASVTITLEDEVDISRGDMIVKSSELPSSEKSITATICQVNHKPLKIGQKYTLQHGVNRVLAKVESIQSKIQTDFSGEESTEALKLNDIGKVSFKLSKAIHFDPYQVNRSNGSFILIDEGTHDTVSVGFIEARD, from the coding sequence ATGGAAAATAGAAAATTGATAAAAATAGCTACTGCCGGTTCGGTGGATGATGGAAAAAGTACCTTAATCGGCAGATTGTTGTACGATACGGGTTCCTTGACCACCGACAAATTGGAGGCAATCGAGAAGACAAGTCGTCAGCGTGGTTTTGATTATTTGGATTTCTCCTTGGCGACAGATGGATTGGTTGCTGAACGGGAACAAGGCATCACCATCGATGTAGCCCATATTTATTTCAATACAGATAAGACCAACTTTATCGTAGCCGATACCCCTGGACACGTGGAGTATACCCGGAATATGGTGACAGGTGCTTCTACCTCACAAGTGGCCATTATTTTGATTGATGCGAGAAAGGGAGTGATCGAACAAACCTACCGACATTTCTTCATCAGTAATTTGCTACGCTTAAGTCATGTAGTAGTTGCCATCAATAAAATGGACTTGGTAGGCTATGATGAAGATGTGTTTTTGAAAATCAAAGCGGATTTTGATGCGTTGGTGGAGAAGAGTAACTTCCAAACGGAGCAAATTACCTTTATTCCCATTTCAGCACTCAAAGGTGAAAATATCGCCAAGAAGTCCGCTGAGATGCCTTGGTATGTAGGCAATACCTTGTTGGATCATTTGGAAGTATTGGAGCCAGAAGATTTGCAGGAACAAGCCTATGCGAGATTTCCAGTACAGTATGTAATACGACCTAAAACTGATGCTTTTCATGATTTCAGAGGCTTTTCGGGGAAATTGTATGGAGGAAATCTACAGGTTGGCGATCAGGTAACTATCCTACCATCCTTCACGGAATCAAAAATCAAATCCATTCAACTTTTCGATCAGGAGTTGGAAGTGGCTGTTCCGGGGGCGTCCGTTACCATAACCTTAGAAGATGAAGTGGATATTAGTAGAGGCGATATGATTGTCAAGTCTTCGGAATTACCCAGTTCTGAAAAAAGCATCACAGCCACCATCTGTCAGGTCAATCATAAGCCTCTGAAAATCGGTCAAAAATACACCTTACAGCATGGTGTTAACAGGGTTTTGGCAAAAGTGGAGTCCATCCAATCCAAGATACAAACCGACTTCAGCGGAGAGGAAAGTACCGAGGCATTGAAATTAAATGATATTGGCAAGGTGAGTTTCAAACTCAGCAAAGCCATCCACTTCGACCCCTACCAAGTTAATCGTTCTAATGGAAGCTTTATCCTCATTGATGAAGGAACGCATGATACGGTGAGTGTAGGGTTTATAGAAGCGAGAGATTAG
- a CDS encoding HEPN domain-containing protein has protein sequence MESFRTEIENPLVEKDIIELERKIRLFREGKIDEEKFRSLRLARGVYGQRQPGVQMIRIKLPYGRVTGNQLKRICDVSDKYSTGKLHITTRQDIQIHYVSLDETPQLWADLEKDDVTLREACGNTVRNVTASEVAGIDPNEPFDVTPYADEVFKYFLRNPVCQEMGRKFKMSFSSSDEDTALSYLHDLGFIPKVKAENDQEIRGFKVLLGGGLGSQPRHADTITDFLAIEELIPFIEGVLRIFDRHGERSRRLKARMKFLINEIGIEAFLQLVEEEKKALPYKSYPIDVEDYEASKSLPFPELVKVAEPHDLAYEQWKLTNVIPQKQAGYVAIGVKVLLGDFTTAQARFIADLAQEYANNEIRFTLRQNFLIRDVKEELIPYFYQELKKIGLADYGYNSLGDITACPGTDTCNLGIASSTGIARELEKVIAQEYPQYMRSQDLTIKISGCMNACGQHNMAHIGFQGMSLKAGKAVFPALQVLLGGGNLGDGNGRFADKVIKIPSKRGPQALRVLLDDFAQHQEAGEDFLHYYDRKGQMYFYDILKSLTDTDTLTEEDQVDWGNEDAYKVAVGVGECAGVVIDLVATLLLEAREKLDLSKEAFVEKRWSDSIYHTYAALVNAAKAILLSESKSTNSYANIVNLFDETFVETGKIAIEGTLKDIIYQINQQEPSEAFARSYFEDAGKVFEAISAYREKEVLA, from the coding sequence ATGGAAAGCTTTAGAACCGAGATTGAAAACCCCCTTGTCGAAAAGGACATCATCGAATTGGAGCGGAAAATCCGGCTATTTCGGGAGGGGAAAATAGATGAAGAAAAATTCCGCAGTTTGCGCTTGGCGCGTGGGGTCTATGGACAGCGGCAGCCGGGTGTGCAGATGATCCGTATTAAATTGCCTTATGGACGTGTTACGGGTAATCAGCTGAAACGCATCTGTGATGTTTCGGATAAGTATTCCACTGGTAAACTCCACATTACTACCCGTCAGGACATTCAGATTCATTATGTGAGTTTGGACGAAACCCCACAACTTTGGGCTGATCTCGAAAAAGACGATGTAACCTTGAGGGAAGCTTGCGGAAATACGGTAAGAAATGTGACCGCTTCCGAAGTTGCCGGCATCGATCCTAACGAACCTTTTGATGTGACTCCTTATGCGGATGAGGTATTCAAGTATTTCCTGAGAAACCCCGTATGCCAGGAAATGGGCAGGAAGTTTAAGATGTCTTTTTCCTCTTCCGATGAAGATACAGCGCTTTCCTACCTGCATGATCTGGGCTTTATTCCAAAAGTAAAAGCAGAGAACGATCAAGAAATCAGAGGTTTCAAAGTTTTGTTAGGGGGTGGTCTCGGTTCCCAGCCTCGGCATGCAGATACCATTACGGATTTCCTCGCTATTGAGGAATTGATTCCATTTATTGAAGGGGTTTTAAGAATTTTTGACAGGCATGGGGAACGCTCCAGACGCTTGAAGGCTCGGATGAAATTCTTGATCAATGAGATTGGTATTGAAGCTTTTCTGCAATTGGTTGAAGAAGAGAAAAAAGCTTTACCGTATAAATCTTATCCTATTGATGTGGAGGACTACGAAGCAAGCAAAAGTCTTCCATTCCCTGAATTGGTCAAAGTTGCCGAACCTCATGATCTAGCATACGAGCAATGGAAACTAACGAACGTCATTCCACAAAAGCAGGCTGGATATGTGGCCATTGGAGTGAAAGTACTGTTGGGCGATTTTACGACTGCGCAGGCGAGGTTTATCGCAGATCTAGCACAGGAGTATGCCAATAATGAAATCCGTTTTACACTCAGACAAAACTTTCTAATCCGAGATGTAAAAGAGGAGTTAATTCCTTATTTCTACCAAGAGTTGAAGAAAATTGGTTTGGCCGATTATGGTTATAACTCTTTGGGAGATATCACCGCCTGCCCGGGTACAGATACTTGTAACTTAGGAATTGCCAGCAGTACAGGGATCGCTAGGGAATTGGAGAAAGTCATTGCGCAAGAATATCCGCAATATATGAGGTCCCAAGATTTGACTATCAAGATTTCAGGATGTATGAACGCTTGTGGGCAGCACAACATGGCGCATATCGGATTCCAGGGTATGTCCTTGAAAGCTGGAAAAGCCGTTTTTCCTGCCCTGCAAGTTTTGTTGGGTGGAGGAAATTTGGGAGATGGCAATGGACGCTTTGCGGATAAGGTGATCAAAATCCCTAGTAAAAGAGGACCTCAGGCTTTAAGGGTCTTATTGGATGATTTTGCCCAACATCAAGAGGCAGGAGAAGATTTCCTTCACTACTATGATCGCAAAGGACAAATGTACTTCTACGATATCCTCAAAAGCTTGACCGATACAGATACCTTGACCGAAGAAGATCAGGTGGATTGGGGCAATGAAGACGCTTATAAAGTCGCTGTAGGTGTTGGGGAATGTGCGGGAGTGGTAATTGACTTGGTTGCTACTTTGTTGTTAGAAGCTCGGGAGAAGTTGGATTTATCCAAAGAGGCCTTTGTGGAAAAACGTTGGTCTGATAGCATCTACCATACTTATGCCGCCCTCGTCAATGCAGCCAAAGCCATCTTATTGTCTGAAAGCAAAAGCACCAATTCCTATGCGAATATTGTGAATTTGTTTGATGAGACCTTCGTGGAGACTGGCAAGATAGCCATTGAAGGAACCCTCAAAGACATCATTTATCAAATCAATCAACAGGAACCTTCAGAAGCTTTTGCCCGATCCTATTTTGAGGATGCAGGAAAAGTCTTTGAAGCCATCAGTGCATATAGAGAAAAGGAGGTACTCGCATGA
- the cobA gene encoding uroporphyrinogen-III C-methyltransferase, translated as MNQLIKPKVTLVGAGPGDPELITLKAVLALNKADVVLYDALIDKSLLKHAPAQAIKIFVGKRVGKHSCPQDETNRLCVEYGLKHGHVVRLKGGDPFVFGRGSEEIDYIEAFGIPTEVVPGITSAVAVPASIGIPVTKRGVSESFWVITATTSYGELSRDIAIAAQSTATVVILMGTKKLPEIVNAYTAAGKSDIPVVIIQNGTTKEEQFVAGTIQDITLKARQAGIAAPAIIVVGEVVKESYRLKEVYEQTVNIGH; from the coding sequence ATGAATCAGCTTATCAAACCAAAAGTTACACTCGTAGGAGCCGGTCCAGGGGATCCCGAATTGATCACCTTGAAAGCAGTCTTGGCCTTGAACAAAGCCGATGTGGTCTTGTACGATGCTTTAATTGACAAATCCCTACTCAAACATGCACCTGCTCAAGCCATCAAGATCTTTGTTGGTAAGCGTGTAGGCAAACACTCCTGTCCTCAGGATGAGACTAACCGACTTTGTGTGGAATACGGACTGAAGCATGGGCATGTAGTCCGTCTCAAGGGAGGTGATCCTTTTGTATTCGGTCGTGGTTCGGAGGAGATTGACTACATCGAGGCTTTCGGGATTCCCACCGAAGTGGTACCGGGCATTACTTCCGCGGTGGCAGTTCCTGCTTCCATAGGAATTCCTGTGACCAAGCGGGGTGTTTCTGAGAGTTTCTGGGTCATCACAGCGACCACAAGTTATGGGGAACTCTCTCGAGATATCGCCATCGCTGCTCAATCCACGGCTACTGTTGTCATCTTAATGGGCACCAAGAAACTACCTGAGATTGTGAATGCGTACACAGCAGCAGGTAAGTCTGATATTCCTGTAGTCATTATTCAAAACGGCACTACCAAGGAAGAGCAGTTTGTCGCAGGCACCATCCAAGACATCACCTTAAAAGCCCGCCAAGCAGGCATCGCCGCTCCTGCAATTATTGTGGTAGGAGAGGTGGTGAAGGAGAGTTATCGATTGAAGGAGGTTTATGAACAAACGGTCAATATCGGTCATTGA
- a CDS encoding precorrin-2 dehydrogenase/sirohydrochlorin ferrochelatase family protein → MNHLYPIFLKVHQLNVLLVGGGFVGTEKLSFLLKSSPEAHVTVVSKEFNEEFLELARSASHVTLIEDAYHEKYLGGKHIVIAATNFPEVNKQIHDEAKERFILVNVADTPALCDFYLGGIVTKGNLKIAISTNGKSPTTAKRLRELFEEILPEEIDELLENLNAYRATLKGDFEYKVKAMNEITGMLVEKERA, encoded by the coding sequence ATGAACCATTTATATCCCATTTTCCTCAAAGTCCACCAACTCAACGTCCTCTTGGTCGGAGGTGGTTTTGTAGGTACGGAGAAACTCTCCTTTTTACTCAAAAGTAGCCCTGAGGCTCATGTTACCGTAGTATCCAAGGAATTCAATGAAGAGTTTTTGGAGCTTGCCCGGTCTGCTTCTCATGTTACGCTCATAGAAGATGCTTACCATGAGAAGTATTTGGGAGGCAAACATATTGTCATCGCAGCCACCAATTTTCCAGAAGTCAATAAGCAGATCCATGATGAGGCCAAGGAGCGCTTTATTTTGGTCAATGTTGCCGATACGCCTGCTTTATGTGATTTTTATTTGGGTGGGATTGTAACCAAAGGGAATTTGAAAATCGCCATCAGTACCAATGGCAAATCCCCGACCACAGCCAAGCGTTTGCGGGAGCTTTTTGAAGAAATCCTTCCCGAGGAAATTGATGAGTTGTTGGAAAACCTGAATGCCTATCGTGCTACCCTCAAAGGTGATTTTGAGTACAAGGTCAAGGCAATGAATGAAATCACGGGGATGCTAGTGGAGAAGGAGCGAGCGTAG
- a CDS encoding GxxExxY protein, producing MTENEIAKIVLDKSFEIHRSLGPGLLESVYEKALEFELNQTKIMVASQVPVPLVYKEVKFESGFRLDLLVENKVIIEIKANEGLAPVHFAQTLTYLKLADKRLGLLINFNVKFLKDGIHRLVNNL from the coding sequence ATGACCGAAAATGAGATTGCAAAAATAGTTCTCGATAAATCTTTTGAAATCCATAGATCACTTGGTCCGGGTTTATTGGAATCAGTATATGAAAAGGCCTTAGAGTTTGAATTAAATCAGACTAAAATCATGGTTGCTTCCCAAGTGCCAGTTCCCTTGGTTTACAAAGAAGTAAAGTTTGAATCTGGTTTTCGCTTGGATTTACTAGTAGAAAACAAAGTGATTATTGAAATTAAAGCCAATGAAGGACTTGCCCCAGTACATTTTGCTCAAACATTGACCTATTTAAAGCTTGCTGATAAAAGATTAGGACTCCTGATTAACTTTAATGTAAAATTTTTAAAGGATGGAATTCATAGATTAGTTAATAACTTATGA
- the speB gene encoding agmatinase: protein MIKVLGIPFDANSSFLRGPYLAPPRIRLMASEGSANNYTEEGVEILAGRDFQDLGDLLFASQDPQKAYEYIKTFVSKAIADGSKLLSLGGDHSIAYPVIEAHALKHGPLHVLQLDAHGDLYENFEDNPYSHASPFARLLEKGLLKSLTQVGIRTLTQHQREQAAKYKVSIVEMKDFSMDFIHTLEGPLYISLDIDVLDPAFAPGISHYEPGGMSTRQLLDIIQAIKIPIIGADLVEYNPVRDHHDMTAMVAFKLMKELIGKMKQ, encoded by the coding sequence ATGATCAAAGTTTTAGGAATCCCCTTTGATGCTAACAGTTCCTTCCTTAGAGGACCTTACTTGGCTCCTCCCAGAATTCGTCTGATGGCAAGTGAAGGATCCGCCAATAACTACACGGAAGAAGGAGTGGAAATCCTAGCAGGCAGGGATTTTCAAGATTTAGGGGATTTATTGTTTGCTAGTCAAGATCCCCAAAAGGCATACGAATACATCAAAACATTCGTCAGCAAAGCCATTGCCGATGGTAGCAAACTCTTAAGCTTGGGAGGAGATCATTCCATTGCATACCCCGTTATTGAAGCGCATGCGTTGAAACATGGTCCTTTACATGTTTTACAGTTGGACGCGCACGGTGATTTGTATGAGAATTTTGAAGACAATCCCTATTCCCATGCTTCTCCTTTTGCCCGATTATTGGAAAAAGGCTTGCTGAAATCCCTGACTCAAGTTGGGATTCGAACCTTGACTCAACATCAGCGGGAACAGGCTGCCAAGTACAAGGTATCCATCGTTGAAATGAAAGATTTTAGCATGGATTTCATACATACCTTGGAAGGGCCGTTGTATATTTCCTTGGATATAGATGTATTAGACCCTGCATTTGCGCCGGGAATATCGCATTATGAGCCAGGTGGCATGAGTACTCGGCAGCTGCTCGATATCATTCAGGCTATCAAAATACCCATTATTGGAGCAGATTTGGTAGAATATAATCCTGTTCGTGATCATCATGACATGACGGCCATGGTAGCGTTCAAGTTGATGAAAGAGTTGATTGGAAAAATGAAGCAATAA
- a CDS encoding prohibitin family protein, producing the protein MKNRLLLVSLLGIFFLSSCAVIRQGEVGVKSRFGKLSDTSLDAGLVGFNPFTTRVIKVPIRTVNQEIRLPLPSKEGLTIESEISILYSIEKSKVPFILEDIGTNYERVLILNVFRSAAADITAQYMAKDMHSGMRSEIEKEIQDRMHESLRQRGFVVERVLMKSINLPAELSRAIERKLKAEQEAQQMEYILERERKEAERRKIEAEGTREAQKILAEGLVREIIELRSIEAFRELANSPNTKIIITDGKTPYLINSQK; encoded by the coding sequence ATGAAAAACCGATTGTTATTAGTTAGCCTTTTGGGAATATTTTTCCTTAGTTCTTGTGCTGTCATCCGTCAAGGAGAGGTGGGAGTCAAAAGTAGATTTGGAAAACTTTCCGATACCTCTCTAGATGCAGGCTTGGTAGGGTTTAATCCATTTACCACCCGAGTTATAAAAGTCCCAATTCGTACTGTAAATCAGGAAATTCGCTTACCTCTTCCAAGTAAAGAAGGGTTGACCATTGAATCCGAAATCTCCATTTTGTATAGCATTGAGAAAAGTAAGGTTCCTTTTATTTTAGAAGATATTGGAACTAACTATGAAAGAGTTTTAATCTTGAATGTGTTCCGCTCGGCAGCTGCTGACATCACAGCGCAGTACATGGCCAAAGACATGCACTCAGGGATGCGCTCTGAGATTGAAAAGGAGATTCAGGACAGAATGCATGAATCGTTGAGACAAAGAGGATTTGTGGTAGAGCGGGTATTGATGAAAAGCATCAACCTTCCTGCTGAATTGAGCCGTGCCATTGAGCGTAAATTGAAAGCTGAACAAGAGGCGCAGCAAATGGAGTACATCTTAGAGCGCGAACGCAAGGAAGCTGAAAGACGAAAAATTGAAGCCGAAGGTACACGAGAAGCACAAAAAATTCTAGCTGAAGGACTTGTGAGAGAAATCATCGAATTAAGAAGTATCGAAGCTTTCCGCGAGCTAGCCAACTCTCCTAATACCAAAATTATAATCACCGACGGTAAGACTCCATACCTTATCAACTCTCAAAAATAA
- the purN gene encoding phosphoribosylglycinamide formyltransferase, producing the protein MKRIAILASGSGSNAEAITRYFQNSENGKVTLIASNKSNAYVLERAKQLEIPSVIFSKKELESGVLTQLLLQKKIDWVVLAGFLLKVPENLIQAFPNKIVNIHPALLPKFGGKGMYGAQVHEAVKAAGETHTGITIHLVNEQYDEGKIIFQAAVEVTPEDTPESIASKVHELEYKYFPNVIESLL; encoded by the coding sequence GTGAAAAGAATCGCAATTTTGGCTTCCGGTAGTGGTTCGAATGCCGAAGCAATTACCCGATATTTCCAAAACTCCGAAAATGGTAAGGTAACTTTGATCGCCAGTAACAAGTCAAATGCTTATGTATTGGAACGAGCTAAACAATTGGAAATACCTTCTGTGATTTTTTCAAAAAAAGAGTTGGAGTCAGGAGTATTGACCCAGCTATTGCTCCAGAAAAAAATAGATTGGGTTGTATTAGCAGGGTTTTTATTGAAAGTTCCCGAAAATTTAATCCAAGCATTTCCCAATAAAATCGTCAATATTCATCCCGCTTTATTGCCCAAATTTGGCGGAAAAGGCATGTACGGTGCGCAGGTGCATGAAGCTGTGAAAGCTGCGGGAGAAACGCATACGGGAATTACTATTCATTTGGTCAATGAGCAGTATGATGAGGGTAAAATCATTTTTCAAGCAGCGGTGGAGGTGACGCCTGAAGATACACCAGAAAGCATTGCTTCCAAAGTTCATGAATTGGAATATAAATACTTTCCAAATGTGATTGAAAGCCTGCTTTAA
- the purH gene encoding bifunctional phosphoribosylaminoimidazolecarboxamide formyltransferase/IMP cyclohydrolase, translating into MATKKIQSALISVYYKDNLEPIIAQLKAQGVTIYSTGGTQQFIEEQGATVVPVEELTGYPSIFGGRVKTLHPKIFGGILHRRENDSDVAQAAEFAIPAIDLVIVDLYPFEETVASGASEADVIEKIDIGGISLIRAAAKNFKDVVIIASKAQYGELEARLKAQDGATTLEDRRYFAAQAFQVSSNYDTHIFNYFNQTEQIPTLKVSESKAKALRYGENPHQAAHFYGDLEALFEQLNGKELSYNNLVDIDAAVALISEFKGETAFAILKHTNACGCATADSVKEAYQKAFAADTTSAFGGVLVTNQPVDLAAAEEMNGLFFEVLIAPAFDADALAVLKGKKNRILLQQKMDLLGTKQIKTLLNGIIEQDKDLQTETKADFKVATKLAPSEEELDALVFAAKVCKHTKSNTIILSNSNQLFASGVGQTSRVDALRQAIEKAKAFGFDLKGAVMASDAFFPFPDCVEIAHEAGISAVVQPGGSIKDQDSIDFCDAHGMSMVMTGVRHFKH; encoded by the coding sequence ATGGCTACCAAAAAAATACAATCTGCATTAATCTCCGTCTATTACAAAGACAATCTTGAACCCATCATCGCTCAATTGAAAGCACAAGGTGTGACCATTTATTCCACGGGTGGCACACAACAGTTCATAGAAGAGCAAGGTGCTACTGTTGTTCCTGTAGAAGAGTTGACAGGGTATCCGTCCATCTTCGGTGGAAGGGTGAAAACCTTGCATCCAAAGATTTTTGGAGGGATTCTTCACCGTCGGGAAAATGATTCTGATGTGGCGCAGGCTGCTGAGTTTGCTATTCCTGCTATTGACTTGGTGATTGTGGATTTGTATCCATTTGAAGAAACAGTTGCTTCCGGTGCATCAGAAGCAGATGTGATTGAAAAAATTGATATTGGCGGGATTTCTTTGATCAGAGCCGCTGCCAAAAACTTCAAAGATGTAGTCATCATTGCTTCCAAAGCTCAATATGGTGAATTGGAAGCCCGCTTGAAAGCACAAGATGGAGCTACTACTTTGGAGGATAGACGCTACTTTGCAGCTCAGGCATTCCAAGTATCTTCCAATTATGATACCCATATTTTCAACTATTTTAACCAAACTGAGCAAATCCCTACATTAAAAGTATCTGAGTCCAAAGCGAAGGCCTTAAGATATGGAGAGAATCCTCATCAAGCAGCTCACTTTTATGGAGATTTGGAAGCCCTATTTGAGCAATTGAATGGTAAAGAACTTTCCTACAATAACTTGGTAGATATCGATGCTGCCGTTGCCTTGATTTCTGAATTCAAGGGAGAGACTGCATTTGCCATCTTAAAACATACCAATGCTTGTGGTTGCGCTACAGCTGATAGCGTGAAAGAAGCCTATCAAAAGGCATTTGCTGCTGATACTACTTCTGCATTTGGAGGTGTGTTGGTTACCAATCAGCCAGTAGATTTGGCTGCTGCCGAGGAAATGAACGGCTTGTTTTTCGAAGTATTGATTGCACCGGCCTTTGATGCAGATGCATTGGCTGTATTAAAGGGTAAGAAAAATAGAATTCTCTTGCAACAGAAAATGGACTTGCTAGGTACCAAGCAAATCAAGACCTTGTTGAACGGGATTATCGAACAGGATAAAGACTTACAGACCGAAACGAAGGCTGATTTCAAAGTGGCCACCAAACTCGCTCCAAGCGAGGAGGAACTAGATGCCTTGGTATTTGCTGCCAAAGTATGTAAACACACCAAGTCCAATACCATTATTTTGAGCAATAGTAATCAGTTGTTTGCTTCAGGGGTAGGGCAGACCTCTCGTGTAGATGCTTTGCGTCAGGCAATTGAAAAGGCAAAAGCTTTTGGATTTGATTTGAAGGGCGCTGTAATGGCTTCCGATGCCTTCTTCCCATTTCCAGATTGTGTAGAAATTGCTCATGAAGCAGGCATTTCAGCTGTGGTACAGCCAGGAGGTTCCATTAAGGACCAGGATTCCATCGATTTCTGCGATGCCCACGGCATGAGTATGGTGATGACAGGTGTCAGACATTTCAAACATTAA